From a single Couchioplanes caeruleus genomic region:
- a CDS encoding DUF4262 domain-containing protein: protein MRVSRPALRAATTEHWQPTRVYYRPRCSSRVVVAHGRPPDLVPFASTTDAPTSAVQHGARRWRRLRGSGTARGRPVGCRLFVFGYASQGVRGDVGTGTAVEALQIVWPDRYHRWPWQPGAT, encoded by the coding sequence ATGCGAGTGTCCCGCCCAGCATTGAGAGCCGCCACCACGGAACACTGGCAACCCACTCGCGTCTACTACCGGCCACGGTGTTCCTCCCGAGTTGTCGTCGCCCACGGTCGACCCCCGGACCTCGTACCCTTCGCATCTACAACTGACGCACCCACATCGGCAGTTCAGCATGGCGCACGGCGATGGCGGCGGCTTCGGGGGTCGGGGACCGCAAGGGGCCGGCCAGTCGGGTGCCGGCTCTTCGTCTTCGGGTATGCATCTCAGGGTGTAAGGGGCGATGTCGGCACGGGCACCGCCGTCGAGGCCCTGCAGATCGTGTGGCCAGACCGGTACCACCGCTGGCCCTGGCAGCCCGGTGCCACGTAG
- a CDS encoding MFS transporter: protein MAATGATTRQSPAEAAAPAGAGRNLVLATIGFTVNFWAWALLGPLGPGVKERLGLSFAAQSLLVAVPVVVGSLGRIPVGALTDRYGARVMFPLVSIVTIVPVLTLTAVSSYAALITTGFFLGIGGTAFAVGVPLVSGWYPPARKGFAIGVFGVGMGGTAIANFSTVRLADAYGKNTPFLLVAALLAVYAVVAFLLLRDAPGRQPPAGSAWSRTLGVSRLTVTWQLCFLYAVGFGGFVAFSVYLPAYLRTAYGLAPDDAALRTAGFVVLAVIARPTGGWLADRLHPVPVLVWCFAGTAVFAVAQAFQPGLVPGATICFLGMAALLGAASGAVFALVGKVAPADKVGTVTGVVGAAGGLGGFVPPLIMGWVYGAEHSYAIGLMLLSDMALAAAVFTAVKMSGLATRRTA, encoded by the coding sequence ATGGCCGCCACCGGCGCCACGACCCGGCAGAGCCCGGCCGAGGCGGCGGCCCCCGCCGGGGCCGGCCGCAACCTCGTGCTCGCGACGATCGGTTTCACGGTCAACTTCTGGGCCTGGGCGCTGCTCGGGCCGCTGGGCCCCGGCGTCAAGGAACGCCTCGGGCTGAGCTTCGCCGCCCAGTCGCTGCTGGTCGCCGTGCCGGTCGTGGTGGGTTCGCTCGGGCGCATCCCGGTCGGCGCGCTCACCGACCGCTACGGCGCGCGGGTCATGTTCCCGCTGGTCAGCATCGTGACGATCGTGCCGGTGCTGACGCTCACGGCGGTCTCGTCGTACGCGGCCCTGATCACGACCGGCTTCTTCCTCGGCATCGGCGGCACCGCGTTCGCCGTCGGGGTGCCGCTGGTCTCCGGCTGGTACCCGCCGGCCCGCAAGGGTTTCGCGATCGGCGTGTTCGGCGTCGGCATGGGCGGCACCGCGATCGCCAACTTCAGCACCGTACGGCTGGCCGACGCGTACGGGAAGAACACCCCGTTCCTGCTCGTCGCCGCCCTGCTCGCGGTCTACGCCGTGGTGGCGTTCCTGCTGCTGCGCGATGCGCCGGGCCGGCAACCCCCGGCGGGGTCGGCGTGGTCGCGCACCCTCGGCGTCAGCCGCCTGACGGTCACCTGGCAGCTGTGCTTCCTGTACGCCGTCGGCTTCGGCGGCTTCGTGGCGTTCAGCGTGTACCTGCCCGCGTACCTGCGCACCGCGTACGGGCTCGCCCCCGACGACGCCGCGCTGCGGACCGCCGGTTTCGTGGTGCTGGCCGTCATCGCCCGGCCCACCGGCGGGTGGCTCGCCGACCGGCTGCACCCCGTACCCGTGCTCGTCTGGTGTTTCGCCGGCACGGCGGTGTTCGCCGTGGCGCAGGCCTTCCAGCCGGGCCTCGTGCCCGGCGCCACGATCTGCTTCCTCGGCATGGCCGCGCTGCTCGGCGCCGCCAGCGGCGCGGTGTTCGCCCTGGTCGGCAAGGTGGCGCCGGCCGACAAGGTGGGCACGGTCACCGGCGTCGTGGGCGCCGCCGGCGGCCTCGGCGGCTTCGTCCCGCCGCTGATCATGGGCTGGGTGTACGGCGCCGAGCACTCCTACGCCATCGGCCTGATGCTGTTGTCCGACATGGCCCTGGCCGCAGCCGTCTTCACCGCGGTGAAGATGAGCGGCCTGGCCACCCGCCGCACCGCCTGA
- a CDS encoding cupin domain-containing protein, producing the protein MDALSLPALLDHHFAVAREQASGRSAQTLVGGRDRVLRQTVLVLLAGRQLDEHDSPGEATLQVLRGRVRLAGGGHSADGGPGDLLVVPDARHTLEALEDAAVLLTVAKPA; encoded by the coding sequence GTGGACGCCCTCTCGCTACCCGCCCTGCTGGACCACCACTTCGCCGTCGCCCGCGAGCAGGCGTCCGGGCGCAGCGCCCAGACCCTCGTCGGCGGCCGCGACCGGGTGCTGCGGCAGACCGTGCTCGTGCTGCTGGCCGGCCGGCAGCTCGACGAGCACGACAGCCCCGGCGAGGCGACCCTGCAGGTGCTGCGCGGCCGGGTACGGCTGGCCGGCGGCGGGCACTCCGCCGACGGCGGCCCCGGCGACCTGCTGGTGGTGCCGGACGCCCGGCACACCCTCGAGGCCCTGGAGGACGCGGCGGTGCTGCTGACCGTCGCCAAGCCCGCCTGA
- the narJ gene encoding nitrate reductase molybdenum cofactor assembly chaperone, translated as MTASPTWRAVAARAASLLLRYPDEAVLAALPTLTAALDELPGGIAEHLRPVAAYRRDTDPGRLAAEYVEVFDFRRRCALHLTYYSCGDTRKRGEALVLFAAAYKHAGLEVVDGELPDHLPAVLDLAAFHDGGWRLLRDNRVGLDLLGESLAREKSVYRHAVAAVREMLPPPGPDELRAVATLARTGPPTELVGLEPFGLVDTTGGRR; from the coding sequence ATGACCGCGTCGCCGACCTGGCGGGCGGTCGCCGCCCGCGCCGCCTCGCTGCTGCTGCGCTACCCCGACGAGGCGGTCCTCGCGGCGCTGCCCACGCTGACCGCGGCGCTGGACGAGCTCCCCGGCGGCATCGCCGAGCACCTGCGCCCGGTCGCCGCGTACCGGCGCGACACCGACCCGGGCCGGCTCGCCGCCGAGTACGTCGAGGTGTTCGACTTCCGCCGCCGGTGCGCGCTGCACCTGACGTACTACAGCTGCGGCGACACCCGTAAGCGCGGCGAGGCGCTCGTGCTGTTCGCCGCGGCGTACAAGCATGCCGGGCTGGAGGTGGTCGACGGCGAGCTGCCGGACCACCTGCCGGCGGTGCTGGACCTGGCCGCCTTCCACGACGGCGGATGGCGGCTGCTGCGCGACAACCGCGTCGGGCTCGACCTGCTGGGCGAGTCGCTGGCCCGGGAGAAGTCGGTCTACCGGCACGCGGTGGCCGCCGTGCGGGAGATGCTCCCGCCGCCCGGGCCGGACGAGCTGCGGGCCGTGGCCACGCTCGCCCGCACCGGGCCGCCCACCGAGCTGGTCGGGCTGGAACCGTTCGGGCTCGTCGACACCACCGGAGGCCGCCGATGA
- a CDS encoding SMI1/KNR4 family protein, with product MHPTVDVSWDLIVRWLAEHRDPELIDMEWFTTPSTGADIDAVAAEIGEPLPDDLVAWWRLAGGSLDAESTVYLLPPGQLPLGPADAIRVRARCRELMYYEVSPDADATGPAGGDAKVFGSRFLPVAWDHGHTNLFVDLRPGPQHGCVMRWDDEMAVRGGPLWPSVTAMLADTARALTDGTPALADRGGWVAELDEEFMSWEQAEPA from the coding sequence ATGCACCCCACCGTCGACGTGTCCTGGGACCTGATCGTGCGCTGGCTCGCCGAGCACCGGGATCCCGAGCTGATCGACATGGAATGGTTCACGACGCCGAGCACCGGGGCTGACATCGATGCCGTGGCCGCTGAGATCGGAGAGCCGCTACCTGACGACCTGGTTGCCTGGTGGCGCCTTGCCGGCGGCAGCCTTGACGCGGAGAGCACCGTCTACCTCCTACCGCCCGGCCAGTTGCCCCTCGGTCCGGCGGACGCGATCAGAGTGCGGGCGAGGTGCCGTGAGCTCATGTACTACGAGGTCAGCCCGGACGCGGACGCGACAGGGCCGGCGGGCGGCGACGCGAAGGTGTTCGGCAGCCGGTTCCTGCCGGTGGCATGGGATCACGGCCACACCAATCTCTTCGTCGATCTTCGACCCGGTCCGCAGCACGGCTGCGTGATGCGGTGGGACGACGAGATGGCCGTCCGCGGCGGCCCGCTGTGGCCGTCCGTGACCGCGATGCTGGCCGACACCGCCCGGGCACTGACCGACGGAACTCCCGCACTGGCCGACCGGGGCGGCTGGGTGGCGGAGCTCGACGAGGAGTTCATGTCCTGGGAACAGGCCGAACCGGCCTGA
- the narH gene encoding nitrate reductase subunit beta has translation MRVMAQMAMVMNLDKCIGCHTCSVTCKQAWTNRSGVEYVWFNNVESRPGQGYPRTYQDQEKWQGGWVRTRTGRLKPRAGGRVKKLFSIFANPKLPSMQDYYEPWTYDYEHLLSAPAGDDTPVARPKSLLTGQDTKVTWSANWDDSLAGGNEIAAGDPVLQQVSDRVKQEYEKSFLFFLPRICEHCLNPSCAASCPSGAIYKRAEDGIVLVDQDRCRGWRMCVTGCPYKKIYFNHRTGKAEKCTFCFPRIEIGQPTICSETCVGRLRYLGLMLYDADAVQKAASVKDDKDLYAAQRSVFLDPNDPQVAAAASRAGIPDDWIEAARRSPIWDLIMKYEVALPLHPEYRTMPMVWYIPPLSPVVDVLRDTGHDGEDAHNLFGAVDALRIPMEYLAGLFTAGDTAPVRGVLNRLAAMRAYQRRINLGEERDETIAASVGLTGQQMDDMYRLLAIAKYDERYVIPAAHAEDAHKLEQMGTECSLDFEGGPGMYQSGPFGEASGTAAPVQVETFHMLRERQTSDGFTDPGDEPRRVNLLNWDGKGRPAGLFPPRSDATAGGGATEGPGVIDTDGGPR, from the coding sequence ATGCGCGTGATGGCCCAGATGGCGATGGTCATGAACCTCGACAAGTGCATCGGCTGCCACACCTGCTCGGTGACGTGCAAGCAGGCGTGGACCAACCGCTCCGGTGTGGAGTACGTCTGGTTCAACAACGTGGAGTCCCGCCCCGGGCAGGGGTATCCGCGCACGTACCAGGACCAGGAGAAGTGGCAGGGCGGCTGGGTGCGGACCCGCACCGGGCGGCTCAAGCCGCGCGCCGGCGGCCGGGTGAAGAAGCTGTTCAGCATCTTCGCCAACCCCAAGCTGCCGTCGATGCAGGACTACTACGAGCCCTGGACGTACGACTACGAGCACCTGCTCAGCGCCCCGGCCGGCGACGACACCCCGGTGGCGCGGCCGAAGTCGCTGCTCACCGGCCAGGACACCAAGGTCACGTGGTCGGCGAACTGGGACGACTCGCTCGCCGGCGGCAACGAGATCGCGGCCGGCGACCCGGTGCTGCAGCAGGTGTCGGACCGGGTGAAGCAGGAGTACGAGAAGTCGTTCCTGTTCTTCCTGCCGCGCATCTGCGAGCACTGCCTCAACCCGTCCTGCGCGGCGTCCTGCCCGTCCGGCGCGATCTACAAGCGGGCCGAGGACGGCATCGTGCTCGTCGACCAGGACCGCTGCCGCGGCTGGCGGATGTGCGTGACCGGGTGCCCGTACAAGAAGATCTACTTCAACCACCGCACCGGCAAGGCGGAGAAGTGCACGTTCTGCTTCCCGCGCATCGAGATCGGCCAGCCCACCATCTGCTCGGAGACGTGCGTGGGCCGGCTGCGCTACCTCGGCCTGATGCTGTACGACGCCGACGCGGTGCAGAAGGCGGCGTCGGTCAAGGACGACAAGGACCTGTACGCCGCCCAGCGCTCGGTGTTCCTCGACCCGAACGACCCGCAGGTGGCGGCCGCCGCGAGCCGGGCCGGCATCCCCGACGACTGGATCGAGGCGGCCCGCCGCTCCCCGATCTGGGACCTCATCATGAAGTACGAGGTGGCGCTGCCGCTGCACCCGGAATACCGCACCATGCCGATGGTCTGGTACATCCCGCCGCTGTCGCCGGTCGTGGACGTGCTGCGCGACACCGGGCACGACGGCGAGGACGCGCACAACCTCTTCGGTGCCGTCGACGCGCTGCGCATCCCCATGGAGTACCTCGCCGGCCTGTTCACCGCCGGCGACACCGCGCCGGTGCGCGGGGTGCTCAACCGGCTCGCCGCGATGCGCGCGTACCAGCGCCGGATCAACCTCGGCGAGGAACGAGACGAGACGATCGCCGCCTCCGTGGGGCTCACCGGGCAGCAGATGGACGACATGTACCGGTTGCTGGCCATCGCCAAGTACGACGAGCGGTACGTCATCCCGGCCGCGCACGCGGAGGACGCCCACAAGCTCGAGCAGATGGGCACCGAGTGCAGCCTCGACTTCGAGGGCGGCCCGGGCATGTACCAGAGCGGCCCGTTCGGCGAGGCCTCCGGCACGGCCGCGCCGGTGCAGGTGGAGACGTTCCACATGCTGCGCGAGCGGCAGACCTCCGACGGCTTCACCGATCCCGGCGACGAGCCGCGCCGGGTCAACCTGCTCAACTGGGACGGCAAGGGCCGGCCCGCCGGACTCTTCCCGCCCCGGTCGGATGCCACGGCCGGCGGTGGGGCCACCGAGGGGCCGGGCGTGATCGACACGGACGGAGGCCCGCGATGA
- a CDS encoding MarR family winged helix-turn-helix transcriptional regulator translates to MLVEVRGQALFAFVRFWSRRWTGAGLSAETQRGRDVMVVEAVHALGKQGRPTSINDVARELGIDQSGVSRMVTRAQQQGFVVRRAPGRIGAAAVITNTAAGEELLRQAHAWQDRVLRRLTADWPAEDVETLLMLMDRLVRAQNTADQTGPPTLSS, encoded by the coding sequence ATGCTCGTGGAGGTTCGAGGCCAGGCGTTGTTCGCATTCGTACGCTTCTGGTCTCGACGTTGGACGGGCGCCGGCCTGAGCGCCGAGACGCAACGCGGCCGAGATGTGATGGTTGTCGAGGCGGTTCACGCCCTGGGCAAGCAAGGCCGTCCCACCTCCATCAACGATGTGGCCCGAGAGCTGGGAATTGACCAATCCGGAGTCAGCCGGATGGTGACCCGCGCGCAACAGCAGGGTTTCGTCGTCCGGCGTGCGCCGGGCCGGATCGGCGCGGCAGCCGTGATCACGAATACCGCCGCCGGCGAAGAGCTGCTTCGGCAGGCACACGCGTGGCAGGACAGGGTGCTGCGGAGGTTGACCGCCGACTGGCCGGCCGAGGACGTCGAGACCCTTCTGATGCTCATGGATCGTTTGGTGCGAGCGCAGAACACCGCCGACCAGACTGGGCCGCCCACGCTGTCGTCTTGA
- a CDS encoding phosphotransferase, whose translation MTFTPRSAWHETPEPVRKAVAEALGAAIDRHADLHGGMSPGPAASLWLADGRHVFVKAVSAEVRAHNHTMILQEAAILDALPRSVPAPRRLATVECGPWAALATTWAAGATAPSWTDASIEAVADACRTTSRHRAPGSLPPVAQRIFDFDGWTRLAEIGANDDWEAAYAGPAADVVAGWENWTAGDALVHRDLRLDNTTFDADHSPAVLLDWAYAAAGAAWIDLAQLAADVVATGHVLGVQAATDRAYQLLRTLPPDAPRFVVGPAGMWCIRAATVSDTFNPRIASWRRARSTALRPLVARLIADFREGHRKGA comes from the coding sequence GTGACGTTCACCCCTCGATCCGCGTGGCACGAAACGCCGGAACCGGTACGTAAGGCCGTCGCTGAGGCGCTCGGCGCCGCGATTGACCGACATGCCGATCTGCACGGCGGTATGTCGCCTGGTCCGGCCGCGAGCCTGTGGCTGGCCGACGGACGACACGTTTTCGTCAAGGCGGTGTCGGCGGAGGTCCGGGCGCACAACCACACGATGATCCTGCAGGAAGCCGCGATTCTGGATGCCCTGCCGAGGTCGGTACCGGCCCCTCGGCGCCTCGCCACCGTCGAATGCGGGCCGTGGGCTGCCCTGGCCACTACCTGGGCCGCCGGTGCGACCGCACCGTCCTGGACAGACGCCTCGATCGAGGCTGTTGCGGACGCATGCCGGACGACGAGCCGACATCGGGCACCCGGCAGCCTGCCGCCCGTCGCCCAGCGCATCTTCGACTTCGACGGCTGGACCCGCCTGGCCGAGATCGGCGCGAACGACGACTGGGAGGCGGCCTACGCAGGGCCGGCGGCCGACGTGGTGGCCGGGTGGGAAAACTGGACAGCCGGTGACGCCCTGGTCCACCGGGACCTGCGTCTCGACAACACGACATTCGACGCCGACCATAGTCCGGCGGTTCTCCTCGACTGGGCCTACGCAGCGGCCGGCGCCGCTTGGATCGACCTTGCCCAACTGGCCGCCGACGTGGTCGCAACCGGACACGTCCTCGGGGTGCAAGCAGCTACGGACCGGGCGTATCAGCTGCTGCGGACGCTGCCACCCGACGCGCCGCGCTTCGTCGTGGGGCCAGCCGGAATGTGGTGCATCCGCGCCGCCACAGTCTCGGACACCTTCAACCCCAGAATCGCCTCCTGGCGGCGCGCGAGGTCAACCGCGTTACGTCCCTTAGTGGCCCGCCTGATCGCCGACTTCCGCGAGGGACACCGGAAGGGAGCGTAA
- a CDS encoding VOC family protein yields MQPRVSGAVPVCYVKNLELSRDFYAHFGYAEVRHGGDGDGRWSYVQSGDQTLLLACVQPPLIQVELPLLIYLYVEDLAAVGERVRAAGLPWELVGYPDHAPGGEARTTDPDGNVVLAGQRVAVAPGDRAEPTGSAAEFSLIQQAAEAVRRRGGAPAACQIALADGSPCPEPAEVKLADPWGDTVWGCLVHSEEALMHARAAFIATEDGYGLGPWLRRRQGRANPA; encoded by the coding sequence ATGCAACCGAGGGTCTCCGGCGCCGTGCCGGTGTGTTACGTGAAGAACCTGGAGCTCAGCCGGGACTTCTACGCGCATTTCGGCTACGCCGAGGTGCGCCACGGCGGCGACGGGGACGGCCGGTGGTCGTACGTGCAGAGCGGCGACCAGACCCTGCTGCTGGCCTGTGTGCAGCCGCCGCTGATCCAGGTGGAGCTGCCGCTGCTGATCTACCTGTACGTGGAGGACCTGGCCGCCGTCGGCGAGCGGGTGCGGGCCGCCGGCCTGCCGTGGGAGCTCGTCGGCTATCCCGACCACGCCCCCGGCGGCGAGGCGCGCACCACCGACCCGGACGGCAACGTGGTCCTCGCCGGCCAGCGGGTCGCCGTCGCGCCCGGCGACCGGGCCGAGCCGACCGGTTCCGCCGCCGAATTCTCGCTGATCCAGCAGGCCGCCGAGGCCGTACGCCGCCGCGGCGGAGCGCCGGCCGCCTGCCAGATTGCGCTGGCCGACGGCAGCCCGTGCCCGGAGCCGGCCGAGGTGAAGCTCGCCGACCCGTGGGGCGACACGGTGTGGGGCTGCCTGGTGCACTCCGAGGAGGCGCTGATGCACGCGCGGGCCGCGTTCATCGCCACGGAGGACGGCTACGGCCTCGGTCCCTGGCTGCGCCGCCGGCAGGGGCGCGCGAACCCGGCCTGA
- the narI gene encoding respiratory nitrate reductase subunit gamma: protein MNVLLWVVYPYLAIAVLVGGLVWRYRYDKFGWTTRSSQLYESAVLRWGSPLFHFGVLMVLVGHIGGLLIPKSWTEAVGVTEHMYHLTAVFVGTVAGLCTLIGMAILIARRRLTGPVFAATTKNDKAMYVVLAAVIVCGLWATLKANVAGDGYDYRETVSPWFRSLFYLQPDPDLMAGVPTTFQTHVIVAFALFAFWPFTRLVHAFSAPVGYLTRPYVVYRSRDTRPGLRPSRPGWEGPPTAPTTRR from the coding sequence ATGAACGTCCTGCTCTGGGTCGTCTACCCGTACCTGGCCATCGCCGTGCTCGTGGGCGGGCTCGTCTGGCGCTACCGCTACGACAAGTTCGGCTGGACCACCCGTTCCTCCCAGCTGTACGAGAGCGCCGTGCTGCGCTGGGGCAGCCCGCTGTTCCACTTCGGCGTGCTCATGGTGCTGGTCGGGCACATCGGCGGCCTGCTCATCCCGAAGTCGTGGACCGAGGCCGTGGGCGTCACCGAGCACATGTACCACCTCACCGCGGTCTTCGTCGGCACGGTCGCCGGCCTGTGCACGCTGATCGGCATGGCGATCCTCATCGCCCGCCGCCGGCTCACCGGGCCCGTGTTCGCCGCGACCACGAAGAACGACAAAGCGATGTACGTGGTCCTCGCGGCCGTCATCGTCTGCGGGCTCTGGGCCACGCTCAAGGCGAACGTCGCGGGGGACGGCTACGACTACCGCGAGACCGTCTCGCCGTGGTTCCGCTCGCTGTTCTACCTGCAGCCCGACCCGGACCTGATGGCCGGCGTGCCCACCACGTTCCAGACGCACGTGATCGTGGCGTTCGCGCTGTTCGCGTTCTGGCCGTTCACCCGGCTCGTGCACGCCTTCAGCGCGCCGGTCGGCTACCTCACCCGCCCGTACGTGGTCTACCGCTCCCGCGACACCCGGCCCGGCCTGCGCCCGAGCCGGCCCGGCTGGGAGGGCCCGCCCACCGCACCGACCACCCGGAGGTAG